One window of Cervus elaphus chromosome 2, mCerEla1.1, whole genome shotgun sequence genomic DNA carries:
- the MS4A8 gene encoding membrane-spanning 4-domains subfamily A member 8 yields MNPTTSAGPTANSVFVVTPPNGYTVFPGGMSQVPLYPNCQSQVHVIHGNPAGLWPSVSQQPTERTLKEGKTLGAIQILIGLVHLGLGSVMATVLIGSYTAVSFYGGFPFWGGIWFIISGSLSVLAEKQSRSSCLLNSSVGFNIVSAIFSMVGLTLFIVDLIIMAPYAYPDYNPHYSTWGRVPGTAISGLLLIFCLLEVCIASASAHFGCQLTCYQTNTVSMVIPNVYVTNPAVIPEPENSPPNYSEVQGDK; encoded by the exons ATGAATCCAACGACTTCAGCAGGTCCCACGGCCAACTCTGTGTTTGTGGTGACACCCCCAAATGGGTATACGGTGTTCCCTGGGGGCATGTCTCAGGTGCCCCTATATCCAAACTGCCAGTCCCAAGTCCATGTAATTCACGGGAACCCAGCTGGTCTGTGGCCATCTGTGAGTCAGCAACCCACGGAGAGAACCCTAAAAGAAGGCAAAACCTTAGGG GCCATCCAGATCCTGATTGGCCTGGTTCACCTTGGCCTCGGTTCCGTCATGGCGACTGTCCTCATAGGGAGCTACACTGCTGTCTCGTTCTACGGAGGCTTTCCCTTCTGGGGAGGCATCTGG TTTATcatttcaggatccctctcggtGTTGGCAGAAAAGCAGTCACGATCTTCTTGTCTG CTGAATAGCAGCGTGGGCTTCAACATCGTCAGTGCAATCTTCTCCATGGTTGGACTCACACTCTTCATCGTAGATTTAATTATCATGGCTCCCTACGCCTACCCTGACTATAATCCTCACTATTCCACCTGGGGCCGG GTCCCTGGAACAGCCATTTCTGGTTTGCTGCTCATCTTCTGCCTCCTGGAGGTGTGCATTGCAAGTGCATCTGCCCACTTTGGCTGCCAGCTGACCTGCTACCAAACCAACACC gTGAGCATGGTGATCCCAAATGTCTACGTGACAAACCCAGCGGTCATCCCAGAACCAGAGAACTCGCCACCAAATTATTCTGAGGTCCAGGGTGACAAATAA